From Thunnus albacares chromosome 22, fThuAlb1.1, whole genome shotgun sequence, the proteins below share one genomic window:
- the cldn15a gene encoding claudin-15a codes for MDPVVEVVALLLGFISWVMVGIALPNRYWKTSTVDGNVITTSTIYENLWMSCATDSTGVHNCREFPSLLALNGYIQASRALMITSIVLGTFGLLAAMIGVQCSKAGGENLVLKGRIAGTAGVLFILQGVCTMVAVSWYAFNITQEFFDPFYPGIRYEIGEGLYIGWCSAVLALAGGAVLTCSCKLGTQEKYPMPYQARGTVYSAGAPTRSVAASTYGRNAYV; via the exons ATGGATCCGGTTGTGGAAGTAGTGGCTTTGTTGCTGGGGTTCATTTCTTGGGTGATGGTAGGGATCGCCCTGCCGAACCGTTACTGGAAGACCTCCACcgttgatgggaatgtcatcacCACCTCCACCATCTATGAAAACTTGTGGATGTCCTGTGCGACGGATTCGACGGGGGTACATAACTGCAGAGAGTTCCCCTCGTTGCTCGCTCTGAATG GTTACATCCAGGCATCTCGTGCCTTGATGATCACATCGATAGTACTGGGCACCTTTGGACTGCTGGCGGCCATGATAGGAGTACAATGCTCCAAGGCTGGAGGAGAAAACTTAGTCCTCAAGGGGAGGATTGCTGGCACTGCTGGAGTCCTTTTCATACTTCAAG GTGTGTGCACAATGGTTGCAGTGTCCTGGTACGCCTTCAACATCACACAGGAATTCTTTGACCCTTTCTATCCTGGCATAAG GTATGAAATAGGAGAAGGACTTTACATCGGCTGGTGCTCTGCTGTGCTCGCCCTCGCTGGAGGagctgttctcacctgttcctGCAAACTGGGAACACAGGAAAAATA CCCTATGCCTTATCAAGCCAGGGGAACCGTATATTCTGCAGGCGCCCCAACTAGAAGTGTTGCAGCCAGTACTTACGGACGAAACGCCTACGTTTGA
- the dnajc3b gene encoding dnaJ homolog subfamily C member 3b has product METCRRGGVSGVLCSLSLLCVILDLQLDGVLGATHVEIEHHLEMGRKLLAAGQLAEALSHYHSAVEGDSKNYLTYYKRAAVFLAMGKSKSALPDLTRAIQLKPDFLAARLQRGNILLKQGNTQEAREDFVAVLQRSPDHEEAQDQLMRANELEELQEEAHAAYHQGDYSATISVLERVIEISPWDPESRELRAECYIRMGDPQKAIQDLTPTTRLRNDNRAAFLKLSLLHYGLGEHHESLNHIRECLKLDQDDKECFSHYKQVKKLSKQLDAAEELIQEERYQEAIDKYESVMKTEPNVPHYTNLAKERICFCLVKVRLAQEAIDVCSEAHQRDPRNTNVLRDRAEAYILNQDYEKAVADYQEAKEFDSESNEIREGLDRAQKLLKLSRKRDYYKILGVGRSANKQEIIKAYRKLAQQWHPDNFQSEAEKKEAEKKFIDIASAKEVLTDPEMRQKFDAGEDPLDPESQQGGGGGQGRNWPFHFNPFESGGSFHFKFQYN; this is encoded by the exons ATGGAGACGTGCCGGCGGGGCGGAGTCAGCGGGGTCCTGTGCTCCCTGTCACTGCTGTGTGTCATTTTGGACCTCCAGCTGGACG GTGTCTTGGGGGCGACTCATGTGGAGATTGAGCACCACTTGGAGATGGGCCGCAAACTTCTGGCAGCCGGTCAGCTGGCTGAAGCCTTGTCCCACTATCACTCCGCTGTGG AGGGAGACTCTAAGAATTACCTGACGTACTACAAGCGAGCCGCGGTGTTCCTTGCTATGGGAAAATCCAAATCTGCCCTGCCAGACCTGACCAGAGCCATCCAGCTGAAGCCGGACTTCCTCGCT GCCAGACTCCAGAGAGGGAATATCCTTTTAAAGCAGGGCAACACACAGGAGGCCAGGGAGGACTTTGTAGCAGTG CTGCAGCGCTCTCCAGACCACGAAGAGGCTCAGGACCAGCTGATGAGAGCTAATGaactggaggagctgcaggaggaggccCACGCTGCGTACCACCAGGGGGACTACAGCGCTACCATCTCCGTGCTGGAGCGAGTCATCGAG ATCTCTCCTTGGGATCCGGAGTCTCGGGAGCTTCGTGCAGAATGTTACATCCGGATGGGAGATCCTCAGAAAGCCATCCAGGACCTGACGCCGACCACGAGGCTACGTAACGACAACCGCGCCGCCTTCCTGAAGCTCAGCCTGCTACACTACGGCCTGGGAGAACACCACGAGTCACTCAA TCACATCCGAGAGTGTCTGAAGCTGGACCAGGACGACAAGGAGTGTTTCAGCCACTACAAGCAGGTGAAGAAGCTCAGCAAGCAGCTGGACGCAGCAGAAGAGCTCATTCAGGAAGAGAG GTATCAGGAAGCTATTGATAAGTATGAATCGGTGATGAAGACGGAGCCTAACGTCCCGCATTACACCAACCTGGCCAAAGAGAGGATCTGCTTCTGCCTCGTCAAA GTTAGGCTGGCTCAGGAGGCGATCGACGTGTGCTCAGAGGCCCACCAGAGAGACCCGCGCAACACCAACGTCCTCCGAGACCGAGCGGAGGCTTACATCCTCAACCAGGACTACGAGAAAG CTGTGGCAGACTACCAGGAGGCCAAAGAGTTCGACAGCGAGAGTAATGAAATTAGAGAAGGGCTGGACCGAGCGCAGAAGCTGCTCAAGCTCTCTCGCAAGCGGGACTACTATAAGATCCTCGGTGTGGGCAG GAGCGCCAACAAGCAGGAGATCATCAAGGCGTACAGGAAGCTGGCACAGCAGTGGCATCCTGACAATTTCCAATCAGAGGCTGAGAAGAAGGAGGCGGAAAAGAAGTTTATCGACATCGCGTCGGCTAAAGAGGTCCTCACCGACCCAG AAATGAGGCAGAAGTTTGACGCGGGCGAGGATCCCCTGGACCCGGAGAGCCAGCAGGGCGGAGGCGGAGGACAGGGCCGAAACTGGCCTTTTCACTTCAACCCCTTCGAGTCTGGCGGCAGCTTCCACTTCAAGTTCCAGTACAACTAG
- the naa38 gene encoding N-alpha-acetyltransferase 38, NatC auxiliary subunit isoform X2, translating to MATMIAENGPSIREQSDVSSSSQARQKLEGLLNKNMRIRMTDGRTLVGLFLCTDRDCNVILGSAQEFLKSTDTFSQGEPRVLGLAMIPGHHVVSIEVEADSLEDTQGFGANH from the exons ATGGCAACAATGATCGCGGAAAATGGTCCTTCGATTCGT GAGCAGTCTGATGTGTCCTCATCATCCCAGGCCAGGCAGAAACTAGAGGGGCTCCTGAACAAGAACATGAGGATCCGCATGACAGACGGACGGACTCTGGTGGGGCTTTTTCTTTGCACAGACCGGGACTGCAACGTCATCCTCGGCTCAGCTCAGGAATTCCTCAAATCCACAG ACACATTCTCCCAGGGTGAACCCAGAGTCCTGGGCCTGGCTATGATCCCCGGTCACCATGTGGTATCCATCGAGGTGGAGGCCGACAGTCTGGAAGACACGCAAGGGTTCGGGGCTAACCACTGA
- the naa38 gene encoding N-alpha-acetyltransferase 38, NatC auxiliary subunit isoform X1, with product MQQGACGEKRKSPYVDLCPLVLSHFTRPDSVLNEQSDVSSSSQARQKLEGLLNKNMRIRMTDGRTLVGLFLCTDRDCNVILGSAQEFLKSTDTFSQGEPRVLGLAMIPGHHVVSIEVEADSLEDTQGFGANH from the exons ATGCAGCAGGGGGCCTgtggagaaaagaggaagtcGCCTTACGTTGATCTGTGTCCGCTCGTCCTTTCACACTTCACACGTCCTGACAGTGTTTTAAAT GAGCAGTCTGATGTGTCCTCATCATCCCAGGCCAGGCAGAAACTAGAGGGGCTCCTGAACAAGAACATGAGGATCCGCATGACAGACGGACGGACTCTGGTGGGGCTTTTTCTTTGCACAGACCGGGACTGCAACGTCATCCTCGGCTCAGCTCAGGAATTCCTCAAATCCACAG ACACATTCTCCCAGGGTGAACCCAGAGTCCTGGGCCTGGCTATGATCCCCGGTCACCATGTGGTATCCATCGAGGTGGAGGCCGACAGTCTGGAAGACACGCAAGGGTTCGGGGCTAACCACTGA